One genomic window of Thermorudis peleae includes the following:
- a CDS encoding potassium channel family protein has translation MNIVIVGCGRVGARLAIDLVNEGHHVAIVDLKQTAFRRLPERFPGQLIIGTGIDEDVLRSAGIESADAFIAVTDNDNTNIMAAQIAQVLYRIPTVILRIYDPERAEIYRELGLHVICPTTAVATKIEDAIHQAQQATSASTTEQR, from the coding sequence GTGAACATTGTGATCGTCGGCTGCGGTCGTGTTGGGGCTCGGTTAGCCATTGACTTGGTCAACGAAGGCCATCATGTCGCAATTGTTGACTTGAAGCAAACAGCGTTCCGTCGCTTGCCAGAACGCTTCCCTGGCCAACTCATCATCGGCACTGGGATTGATGAAGACGTGCTGCGCTCCGCCGGCATTGAATCAGCTGACGCCTTCATCGCCGTCACCGACAATGACAACACCAATATCATGGCCGCCCAGATTGCTCAGGTACTCTATCGGATTCCAACGGTGATTTTGCGCATTTACGACCCAGAACGAGCAGAGATCTATCGTGAATTAGGGCTCCACGTGATTTGCCCGACAACAGCAGTCGCAACCAAGATCGAGGATGCCATCCATCAAGCACAGCAAGCGACATCAGCGTCAACAACTGAGCAGCGGTAG